In Oryza sativa Japonica Group chromosome 2, ASM3414082v1, the following are encoded in one genomic region:
- the LOC4331271 gene encoding peroxidase 64 isoform X2 translates to MASAMASSQSHLDLVQLLIVVVMTMTMLVGGGEALSLDYYAKSCPKAEAAVAAAVKQAMAKDRTVPAGLLRLHFHDCFVRGCDGSVLLDSSGNMSAEKDGPPNASLHAFYVIDNAKAAVEALCPGVVSCADILALAARDAVAMSGGPSWQVPVGRRDGRVSLASETTTALPGPTASFDQLKQAFHGRGMSTKDLVVLSGGHTLGFAHCSSFQNRIQPQGVDPALHPSFAATLRRSCPPNNTARSAGSSLDPTSSAFDNFYYRMLLSGRGLLSSDEALLTHPKTRAQVTLYAASQPAFFRDFVDSMLRMSSLNNVAGEVRANCRRVN, encoded by the exons ATGGCATCAGCAATGGCGTCGTCCCAGTCCCATCTGGATCTGGTACAGCTGCTAATCGTTGTGGTGATGACTATGACGATGCTggtgggtggcggcgaggcgctgAGCCTGGACTACTACGCCAAGAGCTGCCccaaggcggaggcggcggtggcggcggcggtgaagcagGCCATGGCCAAAGACCGCACGGTGCCGGCCGGCCTGCTCCGCCTGCAtttccacgactgcttcgtcagg ggGTGCGACGGTTCCGTGCTTTTGGACTCGTCGGGGAACATGTCGGCGGAGAAGGACGGCCCACCCAACGCGTCGCTGCACGCCTTCTACGTCATCGACAACGCCAAGGCCGCCGTCGAAGCCCTCTGCCCCGGCGTCGTCTCCTGCGCTGACATCCTCGCGCTGGCCGCCAGGGACGCAGTCGCCATG TCCGGTGGTCCTTCTTGGCAAGTGCCGGTGGGTCGTCGTGACGGGCGCGTGTCGCTGGCGAgcgagacgacgacggcgctaCCGGGGCCGACGGCGAGCTTCGACCAGCTGAAGCAGGCGTTCCACGGGCGCGGGATGTCGACCAAGGACCTGGTGGTGCTGTCGGGGGGTCACACGCTTGGCTTCGCACACTGCTCCTCCTTCCAGAACCGCATCCAGCCGCAGGGCGTCGACCCCGCGCTTCAcccctccttcgccgccaccctccgccgCTCCTGCCCACCCAACAACACCGCCAGGTCTGCCGGCTCCTCCCTCgaccccacctcctccgccttcgACAACTTCTACTATCGGATGCTGCTCTCCGGCCGTGGCCTTCTCTCCTCCGACGAGGCGCTGCTCACCCACCCCAAGACGCGCGCCCAGGTCACGCTCTACGCCGCGTCGCAGCCCGCCTTCTTCCGTGACTTCGTCGACTCCATGCTACGGATGAGCTCCCTCAAcaacgtcgccggcgaggtccgAGCCAACTGCAGGCGCGTCAACTAG
- the LOC4331271 gene encoding peroxidase 64 isoform X1, with amino-acid sequence MASAMASSQSHLDLVQLLIVVVMTMTMLVGGGEALSLDYYAKSCPKAEAAVAAAVKQAMAKDRTVPAGLLRLHFHDCFVRLQGCDGSVLLDSSGNMSAEKDGPPNASLHAFYVIDNAKAAVEALCPGVVSCADILALAARDAVAMSGGPSWQVPVGRRDGRVSLASETTTALPGPTASFDQLKQAFHGRGMSTKDLVVLSGGHTLGFAHCSSFQNRIQPQGVDPALHPSFAATLRRSCPPNNTARSAGSSLDPTSSAFDNFYYRMLLSGRGLLSSDEALLTHPKTRAQVTLYAASQPAFFRDFVDSMLRMSSLNNVAGEVRANCRRVN; translated from the exons ATGGCATCAGCAATGGCGTCGTCCCAGTCCCATCTGGATCTGGTACAGCTGCTAATCGTTGTGGTGATGACTATGACGATGCTggtgggtggcggcgaggcgctgAGCCTGGACTACTACGCCAAGAGCTGCCccaaggcggaggcggcggtggcggcggcggtgaagcagGCCATGGCCAAAGACCGCACGGTGCCGGCCGGCCTGCTCCGCCTGCAtttccacgactgcttcgtcagg ctgcagggGTGCGACGGTTCCGTGCTTTTGGACTCGTCGGGGAACATGTCGGCGGAGAAGGACGGCCCACCCAACGCGTCGCTGCACGCCTTCTACGTCATCGACAACGCCAAGGCCGCCGTCGAAGCCCTCTGCCCCGGCGTCGTCTCCTGCGCTGACATCCTCGCGCTGGCCGCCAGGGACGCAGTCGCCATG TCCGGTGGTCCTTCTTGGCAAGTGCCGGTGGGTCGTCGTGACGGGCGCGTGTCGCTGGCGAgcgagacgacgacggcgctaCCGGGGCCGACGGCGAGCTTCGACCAGCTGAAGCAGGCGTTCCACGGGCGCGGGATGTCGACCAAGGACCTGGTGGTGCTGTCGGGGGGTCACACGCTTGGCTTCGCACACTGCTCCTCCTTCCAGAACCGCATCCAGCCGCAGGGCGTCGACCCCGCGCTTCAcccctccttcgccgccaccctccgccgCTCCTGCCCACCCAACAACACCGCCAGGTCTGCCGGCTCCTCCCTCgaccccacctcctccgccttcgACAACTTCTACTATCGGATGCTGCTCTCCGGCCGTGGCCTTCTCTCCTCCGACGAGGCGCTGCTCACCCACCCCAAGACGCGCGCCCAGGTCACGCTCTACGCCGCGTCGCAGCCCGCCTTCTTCCGTGACTTCGTCGACTCCATGCTACGGATGAGCTCCCTCAAcaacgtcgccggcgaggtccgAGCCAACTGCAGGCGCGTCAACTAG
- the LOC4331271 gene encoding peroxidase 64 isoform X3, whose product MSAEKDGPPNASLHAFYVIDNAKAAVEALCPGVVSCADILALAARDAVAMSGGPSWQVPVGRRDGRVSLASETTTALPGPTASFDQLKQAFHGRGMSTKDLVVLSGGHTLGFAHCSSFQNRIQPQGVDPALHPSFAATLRRSCPPNNTARSAGSSLDPTSSAFDNFYYRMLLSGRGLLSSDEALLTHPKTRAQVTLYAASQPAFFRDFVDSMLRMSSLNNVAGEVRANCRRVN is encoded by the exons ATGTCGGCGGAGAAGGACGGCCCACCCAACGCGTCGCTGCACGCCTTCTACGTCATCGACAACGCCAAGGCCGCCGTCGAAGCCCTCTGCCCCGGCGTCGTCTCCTGCGCTGACATCCTCGCGCTGGCCGCCAGGGACGCAGTCGCCATG TCCGGTGGTCCTTCTTGGCAAGTGCCGGTGGGTCGTCGTGACGGGCGCGTGTCGCTGGCGAgcgagacgacgacggcgctaCCGGGGCCGACGGCGAGCTTCGACCAGCTGAAGCAGGCGTTCCACGGGCGCGGGATGTCGACCAAGGACCTGGTGGTGCTGTCGGGGGGTCACACGCTTGGCTTCGCACACTGCTCCTCCTTCCAGAACCGCATCCAGCCGCAGGGCGTCGACCCCGCGCTTCAcccctccttcgccgccaccctccgccgCTCCTGCCCACCCAACAACACCGCCAGGTCTGCCGGCTCCTCCCTCgaccccacctcctccgccttcgACAACTTCTACTATCGGATGCTGCTCTCCGGCCGTGGCCTTCTCTCCTCCGACGAGGCGCTGCTCACCCACCCCAAGACGCGCGCCCAGGTCACGCTCTACGCCGCGTCGCAGCCCGCCTTCTTCCGTGACTTCGTCGACTCCATGCTACGGATGAGCTCCCTCAAcaacgtcgccggcgaggtccgAGCCAACTGCAGGCGCGTCAACTAG